One Aquarana catesbeiana isolate 2022-GZ linkage group LG04, ASM4218655v1, whole genome shotgun sequence genomic region harbors:
- the LOC141139024 gene encoding E3 ubiquitin/ISG15 ligase TRIM25-like, with protein MAFSDARKELDCSICLNIYTNPVTLRCGHNFCQDCIEGVLYTQKVSGVYCCPECREEFQERPKLSRNITLCNIMESVRSTEPEKEEKESQIFCMYCIHSPMPAVKSCLHCEASLCDDHLRVHSKSPQHVLSDLTTPQKNRKCSVHEKILEYYCTEDSACLCGSCRLHGDHQEHQVEALEEAFEKRKENLTNALQRLVKKREEMEESIKSLQKYKRKVQDSAEGVTKRATTIFRGIRRQLDIMERRVLKEITMKAEKVSFPASDLIQDLEIKKGDLSRKMRHIKEICNMTDPLTFLQESGTGDLCDTEDEDEEDKKRRDKLLHDGGDLDVTGISHTLHTELFDILTGLNKGINIQEPAYIILDEDTAYDYLYISDDRKTACKVAGSLKRPVTEKSYKGSIPQVLSSQIFSSGRHYWDVDVGGSSHWRVGMCYPSILQTGRYTEIGYNSLSWCLERKCNQLSAKHDNKSITLPDNLITRARINLNYEAGQISFYELGIPIRHLHTFTTTFTGPLHAVLFLGEGCIKICRWEV; from the coding sequence ATGGCGTTCTCTGATGCAAGGAAGGAGCTGGACtgttccatctgtctgaacatttataccaaTCCTGTGacactgagatgtggacacaacttctgccaggACTGTATAGAAGGTGTTCTGTATACACAGAAGGTGTCTGGAGTTTATtgctgtcctgaatgcagagaagAGTTCCAGGAGCGACCGAAACTTAGCAGGAACATTACATTGTGCAACATAATGGAGAGTGTCCGATCTACCGAaccagagaaggaggagaaggagagccaGATCTTCTGTATGTACTGTATTCACTCTCCTATGCCTGCTGTTAAATCTTGTCTGcattgtgaagcttctctgtgtgatgACCATCTGAGAGTGCACAGCAAGTCACCCCAACATGTCCTATCTGACCTCACCACTCCCCAGAAGAACAGGAAATGCTCTGTCCatgagaagatcctggagtattactgcaccgaGGACTCGGCCTGTCTCTGTGGGTCCTGCAGGCTACATGGAGACCATCAGGAACACCAGGTGGAGGCACTGGAGGAGGCCTTTGAAAAGAGGAAGGAGAACCTGACCAATGCTTTGCAGAGGTTggtgaaaaagagagaggagatggaggaaagcaTTAAGAGTCTGCAGAAGTACAAAAGAAAAGTACAAGACAGTGCAGAGGGTGTAACCAAGAGAGCCACCACCATATTTAGAGGCATCAGGAGACAACTGGACATAATGGAGAGGAGAGTTCTTAAAGAGATAACTATGAAGGCAGAGAAAGTGTCATTCCCAGCCTCTGATTTAATCCAGGATCTGGAGATAAAGAAGGGTGAtctgtccaggaagatgcgtcacatCAAGGAGAtatgtaacatgacggatccactgactttCCTACAGGAATCAGGCAcgggtgacttgtgtgatactgaggatgaagatgaggaggacaaaaaaagacgTGATAAACTCCTTCATGATGGGGGGGATCTTGATGTAACTGGAATCTCACACACATTACATACAGAATTATTTGATATATTAACAGGGTTAAATAAAGGGATAAATATACAAGAACCTGCATACATAATACTGGATGAAGATACGGCTTATGATTATCTATATATTTCAGATGACAGGAAGACTGCATGCAAGGTAGCCGGAAGCCTAAAACGCCCTGTAACAGAAAAGAGTTACAAGGGATCGATacctcaggtgttgagcagtcagattttctcctcagggagacattactgggatgtGGATGTTGGGGGATCTTCACACTGGAGAgttgggatgtgttaccccagtatactTCAGACAGGGCGCTATACAGAAATTGGATATAATTCCCTGTCTTGGTGTCTGGAGAGGAAGTGTAATCAGTTATCAGCAAAACATGACAACAAATCCATCACTTTACCTGATAATTTAATAACCAGAGCCAGAATAAATTTGAATTATGAGGCCGGGCAGATCTCTTTTTATGAGTTGGGTATCccgatccgacacctccacacctttACCACCACCTTCACCGGGCCCCTCCATGCCGTGTTATTTCTAGGCGAAGGTTGCATAAAGATATGTAGATGGGAGGTGTGA